The following are from one region of the Bradyrhizobium septentrionale genome:
- a CDS encoding low molecular weight phosphatase family protein, producing MAAPRARNPQAVLFACGLNSVRSPMAESLLQQMFPQGLYVRSAGVRKGELDPFAIAVMAELGQDISTHKPQTFEELEDWEGLNFDLIITLAPEAHHRALDLTRTLAADVEYWPTVDPTGTEGTREQKLAAYREVCDGLLLRIRRRFAKGAANL from the coding sequence ATGGCAGCGCCGCGCGCGCGCAACCCGCAGGCCGTGCTGTTCGCATGCGGCCTCAACAGCGTGCGCTCGCCGATGGCCGAAAGCCTGCTGCAGCAGATGTTCCCGCAAGGCCTTTATGTCCGCTCGGCCGGCGTACGGAAGGGCGAGCTCGACCCGTTCGCGATCGCCGTGATGGCGGAACTCGGCCAGGACATCTCCACCCACAAGCCACAGACCTTCGAGGAACTCGAGGACTGGGAAGGCCTGAACTTCGACCTGATCATCACGCTGGCGCCGGAGGCCCATCACAGGGCGCTCGACCTCACCCGCACGCTCGCCGCCGATGTCGAGTACTGGCCGACGGTGGACCCGACCGGCACCGAGGGGACGCGCGAGCAGAAGCTCGCTGCCTATCGCGAGGTTTGCGACGGCCTGTTGCTGCGCATCCGCCGCCGCTTTGCCAAGGGCGCGGCGAACCTGTGA
- a CDS encoding ThiF family adenylyltransferase, whose amino-acid sequence MTIHAWWAAFGEATTVDDVAPGPARSFAKAVIAGVAATTFVEIKEDKATGYVGVHVEIDVERPQDLAHPIRAHEPIGILFPSPQGRPAVLALRNDFPHTMHQNGVPEGMPFSLCVDDRPWSEARLTYTPAELSRLVQLWLAKAARGELHDPAQPPDPLFYGADMSLVLPRSVFKAGSTISEFAGFVRADNQGLVFALPSNQARPGGIGLTVMAFALPPQVMTSIRRLPRTLESLATELAPSGLKLLDEIKQRLKAWTGIADDGVRRMAGRLAIVVGLPVTTEGGRAADDFRAFITTNAAGEIGVLLGVLHANNVGKGYVRAFPEAPVAGASLPLMPAQVHFAFDRDLAASIAGAEAADRRKVVLIGAGSLGSQLAMDLAREGAFEWTVVDGDALLPHNMARHALLADEIGAPKANALARQISALLNEPQSAIVASVLTPNSDQQTTLDAAYAAATIIIDASASVGVARHVSDLPFAARRVCVFFNPSGTAVVLLTEDARRDVTLRDLEAQYHRLILTEPSLAEHLDLSQGGVRYSGSCRSLTNTIPATRAALLSALAAGGITENLANDGAKLTIWTLGERGSVQVVQREGEPVYRFTVGNWQVSYDRGFLVQLAALRDLRLPNETGGAFVGIADWSRFSLHLAHAFPEPEDSVGSPTQFERGVVGLAKSIDDVARRSMHQVRYLGEWHSHPRYANARPSETDIAQLAYLGAELAADGLPGLMAIAAHCGEFSLLSFDPTRSG is encoded by the coding sequence GTGACGATCCACGCCTGGTGGGCCGCCTTCGGAGAGGCGACAACGGTCGACGACGTCGCCCCCGGGCCGGCGCGTTCGTTCGCGAAAGCAGTGATCGCCGGCGTTGCGGCGACCACATTCGTCGAGATCAAGGAGGACAAGGCGACCGGCTACGTCGGTGTCCATGTCGAGATCGACGTGGAGCGCCCCCAAGACCTCGCCCACCCGATCCGTGCCCACGAGCCGATCGGCATTCTCTTCCCGTCGCCGCAGGGCCGTCCTGCGGTACTGGCGCTGCGGAACGACTTTCCCCACACCATGCATCAGAATGGTGTGCCCGAAGGGATGCCGTTCTCGCTTTGCGTGGACGATCGGCCGTGGTCGGAAGCGCGCCTGACCTACACGCCGGCAGAATTGTCGCGGCTCGTACAGCTTTGGCTGGCCAAGGCGGCGCGCGGCGAACTCCATGATCCGGCACAACCTCCGGATCCGCTGTTCTACGGCGCGGACATGTCCCTGGTGTTGCCGCGCAGCGTCTTCAAGGCCGGGTCCACGATCTCCGAGTTCGCGGGTTTCGTACGTGCCGACAATCAGGGCCTGGTCTTCGCCCTTCCGTCCAACCAGGCTCGGCCGGGCGGCATCGGCCTGACCGTGATGGCTTTCGCGCTGCCTCCGCAGGTCATGACGTCGATCCGGCGCTTACCTCGAACCTTGGAGAGCCTGGCGACCGAACTGGCACCGAGCGGCCTCAAGCTGTTGGACGAGATCAAGCAGCGATTGAAAGCGTGGACAGGCATCGCGGACGACGGCGTCAGGCGGATGGCCGGCCGCCTCGCCATCGTCGTCGGTCTCCCGGTGACCACCGAAGGAGGTCGTGCCGCCGACGACTTCCGGGCCTTCATCACCACCAACGCCGCGGGCGAGATCGGCGTCCTTCTAGGCGTACTGCACGCCAACAACGTCGGCAAAGGCTACGTCCGCGCGTTCCCCGAAGCGCCGGTCGCGGGAGCTTCGTTGCCTCTCATGCCGGCGCAGGTCCATTTCGCCTTCGATCGGGATCTCGCGGCCTCGATCGCCGGTGCCGAAGCCGCGGACCGAAGAAAGGTCGTGCTGATCGGCGCCGGTTCGCTCGGCTCCCAGCTCGCCATGGATCTCGCCCGCGAAGGTGCTTTCGAGTGGACCGTCGTCGACGGCGACGCGCTCCTGCCGCACAACATGGCACGTCACGCACTGTTGGCGGACGAGATCGGCGCGCCCAAGGCCAACGCATTGGCCAGGCAGATCTCGGCATTGCTGAACGAGCCCCAATCCGCGATCGTGGCCAGCGTGCTCACGCCGAACTCGGATCAGCAGACGACGCTGGATGCCGCCTATGCAGCTGCTACCATTATCATTGACGCGTCAGCATCGGTCGGCGTCGCACGCCATGTGAGCGATCTGCCCTTTGCTGCACGCCGCGTCTGTGTCTTCTTCAATCCTTCGGGCACCGCCGTCGTCTTGCTTACAGAAGATGCACGGCGCGATGTCACGCTGCGCGATCTCGAGGCGCAATATCACCGCCTCATTCTGACCGAGCCGTCTCTGGCCGAGCATCTCGACCTCTCCCAAGGGGGCGTGCGCTACAGCGGCTCGTGCCGTTCCTTGACGAATACGATACCGGCAACGCGAGCGGCTCTCTTAAGCGCCTTGGCTGCAGGCGGGATCACCGAGAATCTTGCGAACGATGGCGCCAAATTGACGATCTGGACCTTGGGCGAACGCGGCTCTGTCCAGGTCGTTCAAAGAGAAGGCGAACCGGTTTACCGGTTCACGGTCGGTAATTGGCAGGTCAGCTATGATCGCGGATTTCTTGTTCAGCTTGCTGCGTTGCGCGATCTCCGTCTGCCGAACGAGACCGGAGGAGCGTTCGTCGGTATCGCTGATTGGAGCCGCTTCTCTCTTCATCTTGCTCATGCGTTCCCCGAGCCTGAGGACAGCGTTGGTAGCCCGACCCAGTTCGAGCGCGGCGTCGTCGGCTTAGCGAAGTCTATCGATGACGTCGCGCGTCGGTCGATGCATCAGGTGAGATATCTCGGCGAGTGGCATTCGCATCCGCGCTACGCGAACGCGCGACCTAGCGAAACCGACATCGCGCAACTTGCCTATCTGGGCGCAGAGCTTGCCGCAGACGGCTTGCCCGGGCTGATGGCGATTGCGGCCCACTGTGGAGAGTTTTCCTTGCTAAGCTTCGATCCGACGCGGTCAGGATGA
- a CDS encoding ISAs1 family transposase: METCFGSVPDPRAGNATHRLGDLIVMMVAASLCGAATATEFALFAETRRAVLSRLIDYDVAPSHDTFSRLLRLLDPRAFEQAFASFAAGFARALGESSGTTVATPDEVVALDGKALRRAYEQGQQAYPPLTVSAFATQTRLCLAAASPTAAENEIEAALKVIALIDLTDKIVTADALHCHRRMAEAVVEQNADYVLALKGNRGHWHKEAESLLARAPSPPVVEQTERGHGRDEWRKAEVVPVETALMPGHAAIIRITSRRDRSEPLTRLFMTSRVFSPQQALDITRAHWQVENGLHWMLDVHLAEDMNRARKDHAPANIAILKRIAKNILQMTDPPKVPISHRIKKCAWNDDYLLKALAHMR; encoded by the coding sequence CTGGAAACCTGTTTTGGATCGGTTCCCGACCCCCGAGCCGGAAACGCGACGCATCGGTTGGGCGACCTGATCGTGATGATGGTCGCCGCGAGCCTGTGCGGGGCCGCGACAGCAACCGAATTTGCGTTGTTCGCGGAGACCCGCAGGGCTGTGCTGTCTCGCCTGATCGATTACGACGTGGCCCCCAGCCACGATACTTTCTCGCGGCTTTTGCGGCTGCTGGATCCGCGGGCGTTCGAGCAGGCTTTTGCGTCGTTTGCCGCGGGTTTTGCCCGGGCGCTCGGCGAATCCAGCGGCACGACTGTGGCCACGCCAGACGAGGTGGTCGCGCTCGACGGCAAGGCCTTGCGGCGCGCCTATGAACAAGGCCAGCAGGCCTATCCGCCGCTGACGGTCTCGGCCTTCGCCACGCAAACCCGGCTTTGCCTTGCGGCCGCGTCGCCGACGGCGGCCGAGAACGAGATTGAGGCCGCCCTGAAGGTGATCGCGCTGATTGATCTGACTGACAAGATCGTCACGGCCGACGCGCTGCATTGCCATCGCCGGATGGCCGAGGCGGTCGTCGAACAGAATGCGGACTATGTGCTGGCGCTGAAAGGCAACCGTGGTCACTGGCACAAGGAAGCCGAGAGCCTGCTGGCACGAGCGCCCTCGCCACCGGTTGTCGAGCAGACGGAACGCGGTCATGGCCGCGACGAATGGCGGAAAGCTGAGGTGGTGCCGGTCGAGACCGCGCTGATGCCCGGCCATGCCGCCATCATCCGGATCACTTCCCGGCGTGATCGGTCCGAGCCGCTGACGCGCTTGTTCATGACCTCGCGCGTGTTCTCGCCGCAGCAGGCCCTCGACATCACGCGAGCCCATTGGCAGGTCGAGAACGGCCTGCACTGGATGCTTGATGTTCATCTCGCCGAGGATATGAACCGAGCTCGCAAGGACCACGCACCTGCCAACATCGCCATCCTCAAGCGAATCGCAAAAAATATCCTGCAGATGACCGACCCGCCGAAGGTCCCTATCAGCCACCGCATCAAAAAATGCGCATGGAACGACGACTACCTCCTCAAAGCCCTGGCCCATATGCGATAG
- a CDS encoding patatin-like phospholipase family protein, which translates to MSSTDIQTSFERHSARDDFLTATKVEDTLGLCLSGGGFRAMIYHVGALTRLNELGLLSRLDQVSSVSGGSITAGMLALAWHQLQFTADGVATNLNEIVAKPLLAFAGHPLDVRAIVLGLLPGRSAADEVVRAYDAHLFNGATLQDVTDRPRFTFMATNLQTGSGWRFAKDYAADHRVGQIERPTLSLSRVVAASSAFPPFLSPVRIEFRDGDVKPMRGTDLHRAPFTRTAVLTDGGVYDNMGLERIWRRCRTVLVSNAGRNTPEVGSPTGRWVGQFFRTLELVSQQAENSRKRILFGVNNLGQRKVAYWGIDTPIADYDVSGVPAISMEQTKRAASMRTRLNTFAPEEIDLLLMAGYAGATASLSARGFANQQQATFGALPLRASGLD; encoded by the coding sequence ATGAGCTCGACTGATATTCAGACAAGCTTCGAACGCCATTCAGCTCGGGATGACTTCTTAACAGCAACCAAAGTCGAGGATACATTAGGCCTCTGCCTCTCCGGAGGCGGCTTCCGCGCGATGATTTATCATGTTGGCGCGCTCACGCGGCTCAATGAGCTAGGTCTACTTTCTCGGCTCGATCAAGTTAGCAGCGTTTCCGGCGGTTCGATCACTGCCGGCATGCTGGCCCTCGCTTGGCATCAGCTCCAGTTTACGGCAGATGGGGTTGCCACGAACCTCAATGAAATAGTCGCAAAGCCCTTGCTTGCATTCGCTGGGCATCCTTTGGATGTGCGTGCGATCGTGCTTGGGTTGCTTCCCGGGCGTAGTGCTGCGGATGAAGTCGTTCGTGCCTACGATGCGCATCTCTTTAATGGCGCTACACTACAGGACGTCACTGATCGCCCACGCTTCACGTTCATGGCAACGAATTTGCAGACCGGCAGCGGTTGGAGGTTTGCAAAGGATTATGCTGCTGACCATCGGGTTGGCCAAATCGAAAGGCCAACGCTAAGTTTGTCGCGCGTGGTCGCTGCCTCGTCGGCCTTTCCACCATTCCTTTCACCGGTCCGGATCGAGTTTCGTGATGGTGATGTGAAGCCAATGCGGGGCACTGATCTCCATCGCGCTCCATTCACGCGGACTGCCGTTCTTACCGACGGCGGTGTTTACGACAATATGGGTCTTGAGCGCATCTGGAGGCGATGTCGGACAGTACTTGTCAGCAATGCTGGTCGCAATACGCCTGAGGTTGGTTCGCCAACCGGCCGATGGGTAGGTCAGTTTTTTCGAACGCTTGAACTCGTCTCTCAACAGGCCGAGAATTCGCGCAAGCGCATTCTGTTTGGTGTGAACAATCTTGGTCAGCGCAAAGTCGCTTACTGGGGCATCGACACTCCGATCGCCGACTATGATGTGTCCGGCGTGCCAGCCATCTCTATGGAGCAAACGAAACGCGCAGCATCGATGCGCACGCGCTTGAATACGTTCGCGCCGGAAGAGATCGATCTGCTCTTGATGGCAGGGTACGCAGGCGCAACGGCTTCGTTGTCTGCGCGAGGGTTCGCAAATCAACAGCAAGCCACCTTCGGCGCGCTGCCATTGCGGGCGAGCGGCCTTGATTAG
- a CDS encoding DUF927 domain-containing protein, translating into MTKTVTPHLRKLSTIEDEATGDFYVRFSIRTEDGCKREIELPRADLTEPTTLAKKLFGLGAVLPPKGQRAAYLSKLADAPCSRNLKRVGRSGWQDNFLTFVWQTKVLGIDEGRLIGPRVSTDESERGRVRISGTYESWKDSVGVLSKFSSYAMLAVASAFAAPLLLVSAEDSFAICLAARTRSGKTAIAQMGASVVGLGQKSNLMTWHNTEAGLEEQLPRFNDCLSVIDDFETMKGSDVHKYERIRNVSYGVGAGAEKQRHSSFATRTRLWRTIVITSMEKPIYVLAAKTKQTRQPGETVRLIDIPVLSKDRDHIFDLAEDGGSQISREWKTKAFNSIINACRDNHGATFQRYVTTLCKDATLTKQQTDKYRGRFVLKVSLSEDGDMANDLARKFGLIYAGGAIAIQQKLVPWTRSELFRAVAKCYRAARDLLPDEGVETRKGLQLLQAELEKLKSKKAISSFDTEIGYRIKKNGTIRYVMKTKDFNSIFDSPHQRALVEATLANSKRLTMTNPKNAHGRRAAKRQPLWPDGKRRRSIAILSADKV; encoded by the coding sequence ATGACTAAGACCGTAACTCCACATCTAAGAAAGCTATCAACCATCGAAGACGAGGCAACAGGCGACTTTTACGTCAGGTTTAGTATACGCACTGAAGACGGATGCAAGCGTGAAATTGAGCTGCCCCGAGCTGACCTGACCGAGCCGACGACATTGGCCAAGAAGCTCTTTGGGCTAGGTGCTGTGCTGCCTCCAAAAGGTCAACGGGCCGCATATCTCTCGAAGCTTGCCGATGCGCCCTGCTCACGAAATCTGAAGCGCGTCGGGAGATCAGGGTGGCAAGATAATTTTCTTACCTTTGTCTGGCAGACGAAGGTCTTGGGTATCGACGAAGGCAGATTGATCGGTCCTCGCGTTTCGACAGACGAAAGCGAACGGGGACGGGTTCGTATCTCAGGAACTTACGAATCTTGGAAAGACAGCGTTGGCGTGCTGTCCAAGTTCTCTTCCTATGCCATGCTTGCTGTCGCTTCAGCCTTCGCCGCTCCGTTGTTGCTAGTATCAGCCGAAGATAGTTTCGCGATTTGCCTGGCCGCACGAACACGATCAGGAAAAACGGCCATTGCTCAAATGGGAGCTTCAGTCGTCGGCTTAGGGCAGAAGAGCAATTTGATGACATGGCATAATACGGAAGCAGGACTTGAGGAACAGCTTCCAAGATTCAACGACTGCTTATCCGTTATTGATGACTTCGAAACCATGAAGGGCTCGGATGTTCATAAGTATGAGCGGATTCGAAACGTTTCGTATGGCGTGGGTGCCGGGGCGGAGAAACAGCGCCATTCCTCTTTCGCTACGAGAACCAGGCTATGGCGCACCATCGTGATTACTTCGATGGAGAAGCCCATCTATGTTCTAGCCGCAAAAACCAAACAGACCCGACAACCAGGGGAGACGGTTCGGCTCATCGACATTCCCGTTCTCTCAAAGGATCGTGATCATATCTTCGATCTGGCAGAAGACGGCGGAAGCCAGATTTCCAGAGAATGGAAAACCAAGGCATTCAATTCCATCATCAATGCGTGTCGTGACAATCATGGTGCAACCTTCCAGCGGTATGTCACCACGCTTTGCAAAGATGCAACGCTCACGAAGCAGCAAACAGATAAGTATCGGGGTCGATTCGTCCTCAAAGTATCGCTCTCTGAGGATGGGGATATGGCGAACGATTTGGCTCGAAAATTCGGTCTTATTTATGCTGGTGGAGCGATTGCCATCCAGCAAAAGCTCGTGCCCTGGACCCGGTCCGAGCTTTTTCGTGCAGTTGCCAAATGCTACCGCGCCGCGCGTGACCTTCTTCCTGATGAGGGTGTCGAGACTCGGAAGGGGCTTCAGCTCCTGCAGGCAGAACTCGAAAAGCTTAAGTCGAAAAAGGCAATCTCGTCGTTCGATACCGAAATCGGCTACAGAATTAAGAAAAATGGAACTATTCGATACGTTATGAAGACCAAAGATTTCAACTCGATCTTTGACTCACCACACCAACGCGCGCTGGTGGAAGCAACGCTGGCGAACTCTAAACGGTTGACGATGACCAACCCAAAGAACGCTCACGGTAGGAGAGCTGCAAAGCGTCAGCCGCTATGGCCAGACGGCAAACGTCGCAGGTCAATTGCGATTCTGTCTGCGGACAAAGTGTAA
- the yacG gene encoding DNA gyrase inhibitor YacG, producing MTDQARTPPATTRACPICSKPAQQAFLPFCSPRCRDVDLNRWLTGRYVVPGREDDVEDPE from the coding sequence ATGACCGACCAAGCCCGAACACCCCCGGCCACCACCCGGGCCTGCCCGATCTGCAGCAAGCCCGCCCAGCAGGCTTTTCTCCCGTTCTGTTCCCCCCGCTGCCGCGACGTCGACCTCAACCGCTGGCTGACCGGCCGCTATGTCGTCCCCGGCCGCGAGGACGACGTGGAGGACCCGGAATAG
- a CDS encoding Maf-like protein, protein MLGRPKFVLASGSPRRLALLNQAGIEPDALRPADVDETPRRGELPRACANRLARAKADAALKSVQLDDDLRGSFIISADTVVAVGRRILPKANLVDEAAQCLRLLSGRNHRVYTAICVVTPREAFRQRLVETRVRFKRLSEDDIQAYIGSGEWRGKAGGYAVQGIAGSFVVKLVGSYTNVVGLPLYETVTLLGGEGFPIRHGWLNAVAV, encoded by the coding sequence ATGCTAGGCCGTCCCAAATTCGTTCTTGCTTCCGGTTCGCCGCGGCGGCTGGCCCTGCTCAACCAGGCCGGCATCGAGCCCGATGCGCTGCGCCCGGCCGATGTCGACGAGACCCCGCGGCGGGGCGAGCTGCCGCGCGCCTGCGCCAACCGGCTGGCGCGCGCCAAGGCCGACGCGGCGCTGAAGTCGGTGCAGCTCGACGACGATCTGCGCGGCTCCTTTATCATCTCTGCCGACACCGTGGTCGCGGTCGGCCGCCGCATCTTGCCGAAAGCCAATCTGGTCGACGAGGCTGCGCAGTGCCTGCGGCTGTTGTCGGGCCGCAACCACCGCGTCTACACCGCGATCTGCGTGGTGACGCCGCGTGAGGCCTTCCGCCAGCGCCTGGTCGAGACCCGCGTGCGCTTCAAGCGGCTCAGCGAGGACGACATCCAGGCCTATATCGGCTCCGGCGAATGGCGCGGCAAGGCTGGCGGCTATGCCGTGCAGGGCATCGCCGGATCCTTCGTGGTCAAGCTGGTCGGCTCCTACACCAATGTGGTCGGCCTGCCGCTCTACGAGACCGTGACCCTGCTCGGCGGCGAGGGCTTTCCGATCCGCCACGGCTGGCTCAACGCCGTCGCGGTGTGA
- a CDS encoding tyrosine-type recombinase/integrase: protein MAIIRVKGLKRYRVKGRWYAYHRKSGVRLKSEFGTAEFIAELETLERKLRKAEALPGTMGKLFASYRASPAFTDLAITSRNGYSRMMNLLNPLDEMPLVELTPQFIAGLRDKMAERHGRRQANYVMAVISVACEHGKEHGIIRENPVKGVKRVRRSRIAPAANRPWTIEECRTVLTELPHQLKLPVALAMFTGLRKGDVLALRKSAIRSGRIWRRTNKTGLELSIPIHPDLAQILAGSPHHNAITVAATTNATPWTESGFNSSFIKAMATLKRSGRIGDGLTFHGLRHTVGTLLIEAGYDIDTVRRWLGQKTLAMAIHYSESADTSQRMREVITKLDPLGSKSRT from the coding sequence ATGGCAATAATCCGCGTGAAGGGGCTTAAGCGGTATCGGGTAAAAGGCCGGTGGTATGCATACCATCGCAAATCTGGCGTGCGACTAAAATCTGAATTTGGCACTGCGGAATTCATCGCCGAGTTGGAAACGCTGGAACGCAAGCTCAGGAAGGCCGAAGCTCTACCGGGTACGATGGGAAAGCTATTTGCATCTTACAGGGCGTCACCGGCTTTCACCGATTTGGCAATTACCTCTCGGAACGGCTATTCGCGAATGATGAATTTGCTCAACCCGCTAGACGAGATGCCACTCGTTGAATTGACACCGCAGTTCATTGCCGGGCTGAGAGATAAAATGGCCGAGCGACATGGCCGCAGGCAGGCGAATTATGTGATGGCAGTCATTTCAGTCGCCTGTGAACACGGCAAAGAACACGGGATCATTCGCGAAAACCCGGTCAAGGGCGTGAAGAGAGTCAGGCGCTCAAGGATTGCACCGGCTGCCAATAGACCTTGGACAATCGAAGAATGCAGAACCGTGCTCACGGAACTGCCACACCAATTGAAATTACCGGTGGCGCTGGCGATGTTCACTGGCCTTCGCAAAGGCGACGTACTGGCGCTTAGGAAGAGTGCCATCCGAAGTGGGCGAATTTGGCGGCGAACGAACAAGACCGGTCTAGAGCTTTCGATTCCAATCCATCCAGACTTGGCTCAAATCCTGGCTGGATCTCCGCACCACAATGCGATCACCGTCGCTGCAACGACGAACGCCACGCCATGGACCGAGAGCGGTTTCAATTCGAGTTTCATCAAGGCGATGGCCACTCTCAAACGATCAGGCAGAATTGGCGACGGCCTCACGTTTCATGGCCTTCGTCACACGGTCGGCACGCTTCTCATTGAAGCAGGCTACGATATCGACACAGTGCGCCGCTGGCTTGGCCAGAAGACACTCGCGATGGCGATCCACTACTCAGAGTCAGCAGATACTTCGCAACGAATGCGGGAGGTGATCACAAAACTCGATCCGCTAGGGAGCAAATCGCGAACATAA
- a CDS encoding UPF0262 family protein, with protein MNKPPDDEDSNNRIVAVTLDEESIGRSGPDIEHERAIAIYDLVEQNLFAPEGGAGPGPYTLHIAITGNRLMFDIRKEDGAPVVAHLLSLTPFRRVVKDYFMICDSYYQAIRTATPDKIEAIDMGRRGIHDEGSRTLQERLKGKVRVDFETARRLFTLITVLHWKGEGA; from the coding sequence ATGAACAAGCCACCAGACGACGAGGATTCCAACAATCGCATCGTCGCGGTGACGCTCGACGAGGAATCGATCGGCCGTTCCGGGCCCGACATCGAGCATGAGCGGGCGATCGCGATCTACGACCTGGTCGAGCAGAATCTGTTTGCGCCGGAAGGCGGCGCCGGGCCGGGGCCCTACACCCTTCACATCGCGATTACCGGCAACCGGCTGATGTTCGATATCCGCAAGGAGGACGGCGCGCCGGTGGTCGCGCATCTGTTGTCGCTGACGCCGTTCCGCCGCGTCGTGAAGGACTACTTCATGATCTGCGACAGCTATTATCAGGCGATCCGGACCGCGACGCCGGACAAGATCGAGGCGATCGACATGGGCCGCCGCGGCATCCATGACGAGGGCTCGCGCACGCTGCAGGAGCGGCTCAAGGGCAAGGTGCGGGTCGATTTCGAGACCGCGCGGCGGCTGTTCACCCTCATCACCGTGCTGCATTGGAAAGGCGAGGGCGCATGA